The following coding sequences are from one Paenibacillus tundrae window:
- a CDS encoding beta-mannosidase, whose translation MLLSDNWRIQQYEVGEKPPLTIADADLDDRFWISASVPGDVHSTLIERKLIDHPYYGHNDINSRWVEQKEWWYRTRFQMDSDPTKQERWELIFEGLDTHATVYVNGLEIGTASNMHRTYVYDVSRVIRQGKNTIAVRFDPLYLHHRDKALMQWSSYTKERPWIRKAAMNYGWDWGPRIVTVGIWGKVKLERHVQAKLEGVYAYTKRCDNREADIKVELEAKKYRGCGHLTYRALLLDENQQVVAQADGELLSGKVGFDLQVSQPQLWWTHDLGKPYLYQLETVLYADGVEIDRKEQRIGIRTVELVLEDEQRQPAFAFHINGVKLFAKGSNWIPVDNLIGAAPDSRYKHLIMLGVEANMNMLRIWAGGIYEKDVFYDLCDELGLLVWQDFAFANALFPDYNADFVENVRQEAICNIQRLRNHASLALWCGNNEIDWLYDMKSSSGEITTPFYGETIYHEILPELLEQLDPARQYWPSSPYGGNDANDPNHGDRHNWQVWHGSVYPRKFGEVPLLDYSVEGVTFKNYKNDFTLFSSEFGMHASATKYTLERHIPEDQFYWGSVEMAYRNKDTNHQKGILLMEGFTGVPQDLDEYIQFSMLTQAEGLKYGIEHYRRNKARTSGSLIWQHGDSWPGTSWSLIDYELLPKASYYYARKFYHPLLLSLNHEPGEQLELWVINDHLSSLSGLVILEVYDMQGHSIHRMELNAEVEANGVVKLGEWDEKQVLQNLPPEQAVLKLSAPAWECLDNVYYLRDAKDVQLRPSSIHASYNEETQQLLVQANDAVARMVQILIPQGNVRMSDNYFDLLPGEQRTIDIRQADGQSLEYQHITVSALNAEEVPATLTR comes from the coding sequence ATGCTATTAAGTGATAATTGGAGAATTCAGCAATATGAAGTGGGCGAGAAACCGCCGCTGACCATTGCGGATGCAGACTTGGATGACCGTTTCTGGATCAGTGCGAGTGTACCGGGTGATGTACATTCCACGCTGATTGAACGTAAGTTAATTGATCATCCATATTATGGTCATAATGATATCAATTCGCGCTGGGTGGAGCAGAAGGAGTGGTGGTACCGCACACGCTTTCAGATGGATTCCGATCCAACCAAACAAGAGCGCTGGGAATTGATTTTTGAAGGGTTAGATACGCATGCTACCGTTTATGTAAATGGTCTTGAGATTGGAACGGCCAGCAATATGCACCGAACGTACGTGTATGATGTCTCCCGCGTTATACGCCAAGGCAAAAATACGATTGCTGTCCGCTTTGATCCACTCTACCTTCATCATAGAGACAAAGCATTGATGCAGTGGTCGTCGTACACGAAGGAACGTCCATGGATTCGGAAGGCAGCGATGAATTACGGTTGGGACTGGGGGCCGCGCATCGTAACCGTGGGGATCTGGGGCAAGGTTAAGCTGGAGCGTCATGTGCAAGCCAAGTTGGAAGGGGTATATGCATATACGAAGCGCTGTGACAACCGAGAGGCGGATATTAAAGTTGAGCTTGAAGCGAAAAAGTATCGTGGATGTGGTCATCTGACTTACCGTGCTCTTCTACTTGATGAGAATCAGCAGGTTGTGGCTCAAGCAGACGGTGAGTTGCTAAGTGGTAAGGTAGGGTTCGATCTGCAAGTATCACAGCCGCAATTATGGTGGACGCATGATCTAGGTAAGCCCTACCTCTATCAACTGGAAACTGTCTTGTATGCAGACGGAGTGGAGATAGATCGCAAAGAGCAACGAATTGGAATTCGAACCGTGGAGCTGGTGCTGGAAGATGAACAGAGACAGCCTGCATTTGCTTTTCATATTAACGGGGTGAAGTTGTTTGCCAAAGGCTCGAACTGGATTCCAGTAGATAATCTAATTGGGGCCGCACCTGACTCTCGATATAAACATCTGATCATGTTGGGCGTAGAAGCTAATATGAACATGCTACGAATCTGGGCAGGAGGCATTTATGAAAAAGATGTCTTTTACGATCTATGTGATGAGCTCGGGTTGTTAGTGTGGCAGGACTTCGCTTTTGCCAACGCACTTTTCCCTGATTACAATGCTGATTTTGTGGAAAATGTACGGCAGGAGGCCATTTGCAATATTCAAAGGCTGCGCAATCATGCATCACTGGCTTTATGGTGCGGCAATAATGAAATTGACTGGCTGTACGATATGAAATCGTCATCTGGCGAAATCACGACACCATTTTACGGTGAGACCATTTATCATGAGATTTTACCAGAGCTGCTAGAACAGCTTGACCCTGCACGCCAATACTGGCCCTCATCTCCTTATGGCGGGAACGATGCGAATGATCCAAATCATGGAGATCGTCACAACTGGCAAGTATGGCATGGTTCCGTCTATCCACGTAAATTTGGTGAGGTGCCTTTGCTAGATTACAGTGTCGAGGGCGTCACATTCAAAAACTATAAAAATGATTTCACGTTATTCAGTAGTGAGTTTGGTATGCATGCCTCGGCTACGAAATATACGTTGGAACGACATATTCCAGAGGATCAATTCTATTGGGGAAGCGTTGAAATGGCTTATCGTAACAAGGATACGAACCATCAGAAGGGCATTTTGCTTATGGAAGGGTTCACAGGAGTGCCCCAAGATCTAGATGAGTATATCCAGTTCTCAATGCTGACTCAGGCTGAGGGATTAAAATACGGGATTGAGCATTATAGACGTAACAAAGCGCGCACAAGTGGCTCATTAATCTGGCAGCACGGCGACAGTTGGCCTGGAACCAGTTGGTCATTAATCGATTATGAGTTGCTTCCAAAAGCATCCTATTATTATGCACGTAAATTTTATCATCCATTACTATTAAGTCTGAACCATGAACCTGGGGAGCAGTTAGAGTTGTGGGTAATTAATGATCACTTATCTTCTCTTAGTGGGCTGGTCATCCTTGAGGTTTATGATATGCAAGGTCATTCGATTCATCGTATGGAGCTGAATGCCGAAGTGGAAGCCAATGGTGTCGTGAAGCTAGGAGAGTGGGACGAAAAGCAAGTTTTGCAAAATCTGCCTCCAGAACAGGCGGTGCTGAAGTTATCTGCGCCTGCATGGGAGTGCTTAGATAACGTTTATTATTTACGCGATGCAAAAGATGTACAGCTTCGTCCGAGCAGCATACACGCTTCATATAATGAAGAAACCCAGCAATTGCTAGTGCAAGCAAACGATGCGGTAGCTAGAATGGTTCAGATTCTGATTCCGCAAGGTAATGTGCGCATGAGTGATAACTATTTTGATCTTCTTCCAGGGGAGCAGCGAACCATTGATATACGTCAGGCAGATGGGCAATCACTTGAATACCAACATATCACCGTATCAGCATTAAATGCCGAAGAGGTACCCGCTACACTAACAAGGTGA
- a CDS encoding ABC transporter substrate-binding protein: MVIKGKRWLKTLTIGVLAAVMVTGCAGGSNSGASEGQGNGTLKMMWWGSDARHEATKKAIELYTSKHTDVKLTTEFTSWDGYWQKLPTLAASSSLPDILQMDAAYIQGYAKRGQLADLSDLDLSGIVDEKVLENIKIDGKLYGVPLSYNGAGLVYDKVTLEKYGIKLPFNNWTWDDFFAYAKEARSKLPEDKYPIDDLRNIWEFYQFYQTAKGKGPIFQDGKFNLDKDTFFEFNNIYADFQKEGVVPPADQQLAFKENDPQLDSLGSGKVMLRTASVGSASAIEALKPGQLAVNSNPIGESGGGWAQSTIFFSVSANSKNVEQAKEFIKWFISDPEAGQILGMTRGIPIDDEVYASLEPNLTDGERFGKELLDVAKPKALPFYPAPAGAEDFTATYKSEMESVMFGQVTLDAAYDVLVEKGKQAESKIK; the protein is encoded by the coding sequence ATGGTGATCAAAGGTAAACGTTGGTTAAAGACTTTGACGATCGGTGTGCTGGCTGCGGTCATGGTGACAGGCTGTGCAGGAGGATCTAATTCGGGCGCAAGTGAAGGCCAGGGCAACGGCACACTCAAAATGATGTGGTGGGGCTCGGATGCTCGACATGAAGCAACCAAAAAAGCAATCGAACTATACACATCGAAACATACCGATGTCAAACTCACAACAGAATTTACATCATGGGATGGTTACTGGCAGAAGCTTCCTACTCTTGCGGCTTCGTCCTCTCTCCCAGATATTCTGCAAATGGATGCGGCTTATATCCAGGGCTACGCGAAGCGGGGGCAACTGGCGGATCTTTCTGATCTGGACTTGAGTGGTATTGTGGATGAGAAGGTTCTGGAGAACATTAAGATTGATGGCAAATTGTACGGAGTGCCTCTGAGCTACAATGGTGCAGGATTGGTCTATGATAAAGTGACACTAGAGAAATACGGAATCAAATTACCTTTTAACAACTGGACTTGGGATGACTTCTTTGCTTATGCCAAAGAGGCACGGAGCAAGCTGCCAGAGGATAAATATCCGATTGATGACCTGCGCAACATCTGGGAATTCTATCAATTTTATCAGACTGCCAAAGGTAAAGGACCTATCTTCCAAGATGGGAAATTCAATCTGGATAAAGATACCTTTTTCGAATTTAACAATATCTATGCCGATTTTCAAAAAGAAGGTGTTGTACCGCCAGCAGATCAGCAGCTAGCTTTTAAAGAGAATGATCCGCAGCTTGACTCACTGGGTTCTGGTAAAGTTATGCTTCGTACAGCATCGGTCGGCTCGGCGAGTGCAATTGAAGCACTTAAACCAGGTCAGCTAGCCGTGAACAGCAATCCGATCGGCGAGAGTGGAGGTGGCTGGGCTCAGTCAACGATTTTCTTCTCTGTAAGTGCAAATTCCAAAAATGTCGAGCAGGCGAAAGAGTTTATCAAATGGTTCATCTCTGACCCAGAAGCAGGTCAGATTTTGGGGATGACGCGTGGTATTCCAATTGATGATGAAGTGTACGCTTCCCTTGAGCCTAATCTTACGGATGGAGAACGTTTTGGTAAAGAATTGCTTGATGTTGCTAAACCGAAGGCATTACCATTCTATCCTGCGCCTGCTGGTGCTGAAGATTTTACGGCTACGTATAAGTCGGAGATGGAGAGTGTTATGTTTGGTCAGGTGACATTGGATGCAGCTTATGATGTATTGGTGGAGAAAGGTAAACAGGCCGAAAGTAAAATAAAATAA
- a CDS encoding carbohydrate ABC transporter permease, producing the protein MITSSQKTWKAHLILIPFSLLMIYPVLWWIGASFKSTTELSSPSLWPTTWLWENYSNGWNFTSDFTFARFFANTLMMEFWNVLGGVVTAALVGYGFGRLNFRFRNFWFSVLLLTMMLPSQVTVVPQYILFNKLGLVDSYVPLILPHFFGGGAFFIFLIVQFIRGIPRELDEAAQIDGASVYGIFFRIIAPLIKPALVTVAIFTFLWSWDDFFSQLLYLNSVEKFTVGLGLRMFIDQFEVQWGQLLAMSLLSVVPSAIVFFIAQKHFVEGIATTGIKG; encoded by the coding sequence ATGATAACTAGCAGCCAGAAGACATGGAAGGCACACCTTATTCTGATTCCATTTTCACTGCTCATGATTTACCCGGTGTTATGGTGGATTGGAGCCTCCTTCAAAAGCACAACGGAGCTATCCTCACCGTCATTATGGCCAACAACCTGGTTATGGGAGAACTACAGCAACGGCTGGAACTTTACGTCTGATTTTACGTTTGCTCGTTTTTTTGCCAATACGTTAATGATGGAGTTTTGGAATGTACTTGGTGGTGTCGTAACAGCAGCTCTAGTCGGTTATGGATTCGGTCGGTTAAATTTCCGATTTCGTAACTTCTGGTTTTCGGTGCTGCTTCTAACGATGATGCTGCCTTCACAAGTAACCGTTGTACCACAGTACATTTTGTTCAACAAACTTGGATTAGTGGATAGTTATGTTCCGCTGATATTGCCACATTTCTTCGGAGGCGGCGCATTCTTCATATTCTTGATTGTGCAATTCATTCGTGGTATTCCACGCGAACTGGATGAAGCGGCGCAGATTGATGGAGCCTCCGTTTACGGTATCTTCTTCCGTATTATTGCTCCGCTAATCAAGCCTGCACTTGTTACCGTAGCGATTTTCACCTTCTTATGGAGCTGGGACGACTTTTTCTCGCAATTGCTATACCTCAATTCGGTAGAAAAGTTTACGGTGGGGCTTGGACTTCGGATGTTTATTGATCAGTTTGAGGTACAGTGGGGTCAATTGCTCGCGATGTCATTACTGTCCGTTGTTCCTTCAGCAATCGTCTTTTTTATCGCTCAAAAGCATTTTGTGGAAGGTATCGCGACAACAGGGATCAAGGGTTGA
- a CDS encoding carbohydrate ABC transporter permease has translation MFGKKRGIGWIYQQNVAGYVFISPWLIGFLLLTLWPILQSFYLSFTDYSLLDSPTWVGTRNYSEILQSDKLFLKSLTVTFVFVLLAVPIKLFFSLMVAILLNKDIKGMNVYRTAIYFPSLIGGSIAVSALWRNMFGMDGYINHVLGWFGITGIGWISNPNTALGTLILLNAWQFGSTMVIFLAGLKQIPKDLYESASVDGASSIRKFFSITIPMLSPVMFFNLVLGIINSFQMFTSAFVITAGGPANSTYMYVLFLYDKAFKQFQMGYASALAWILLVIIGVFTALNFIVSKYWVFYESEGGKSK, from the coding sequence ATGTTCGGCAAAAAGCGGGGAATCGGCTGGATCTACCAGCAGAATGTGGCTGGTTATGTGTTTATCTCGCCTTGGCTGATTGGTTTTCTGCTATTAACACTGTGGCCGATTCTGCAATCGTTCTATCTTTCGTTCACAGACTATTCTCTTTTAGATTCGCCAACATGGGTAGGCACGCGTAACTATAGCGAAATATTACAATCTGACAAATTATTTTTGAAATCGCTTACAGTAACGTTTGTATTTGTACTACTAGCGGTGCCAATTAAACTTTTCTTCTCACTCATGGTTGCGATATTGCTGAACAAAGACATTAAGGGCATGAATGTTTATCGTACTGCGATTTACTTTCCATCCTTAATTGGAGGCAGCATTGCAGTGTCCGCGTTGTGGCGGAACATGTTCGGCATGGATGGTTACATCAACCACGTACTTGGCTGGTTTGGAATTACCGGAATCGGTTGGATATCCAATCCGAATACAGCACTAGGTACTTTGATCTTGCTGAATGCCTGGCAGTTTGGGTCAACAATGGTCATTTTTCTAGCTGGATTGAAGCAGATTCCCAAAGATCTATATGAATCCGCCTCTGTGGATGGAGCTAGTAGTATTCGCAAATTTTTTTCTATCACCATCCCGATGTTATCACCGGTCATGTTCTTCAACCTTGTACTCGGTATTATTAACTCATTTCAAATGTTCACATCAGCTTTTGTCATTACCGCGGGAGGCCCGGCGAATTCTACGTACATGTATGTATTGTTCCTCTATGATAAGGCGTTCAAGCAGTTTCAAATGGGTTACGCTTCAGCGCTGGCATGGATTCTACTTGTCATTATCGGTGTCTTTACAGCACTGAATTTCATCGTATCTAAGTACTGGGTCTTCTATGAATCCGAAGGAGGTAAATCAAAATGA
- a CDS encoding LacI family DNA-binding transcriptional regulator — MDKKKKVTMQEIADRVGVSKYAVSKALSGKAGISTATRERIFEVASNLGYLDQQLTRRTMAPKTQAEEEERMIGILFPNIRSQNRESFYWGRVLEGVFRGLEEHGISSVLITDDSPHNFNKLMRPEALLGIIGIGLIDTAMLVELRTLGIPFVIIDHEDELVASDTVFMNNYDIYRKLTKFLIGKGHRHIQFVGDWSYARSFADRWSGFKAILDENGIPYAPHKELLQIRPTHHHDNLELIRTAMQQLSENSSTTAIVCANDKVASLCMAELERQGKRIPNDISVVAFDNDPDVQAQYPELCTVNAETEALGVQAVEIMQWRLKHIAMPYEKRLIQGELIIKGSIDSLV, encoded by the coding sequence TTGGACAAGAAGAAAAAAGTAACGATGCAGGAAATTGCCGATAGAGTAGGTGTATCCAAATATGCAGTATCGAAAGCGTTATCTGGCAAGGCAGGCATCAGTACGGCAACACGTGAGCGCATATTTGAAGTGGCTTCGAATCTAGGTTATTTGGATCAGCAACTAACTAGACGCACGATGGCGCCTAAGACGCAGGCAGAGGAAGAAGAGCGAATGATCGGTATCCTTTTTCCCAATATCCGTAGTCAGAATCGAGAATCTTTTTATTGGGGGCGTGTGCTTGAAGGCGTGTTTCGCGGTTTAGAAGAGCATGGGATTTCATCGGTACTCATTACAGACGACAGTCCTCATAATTTTAACAAACTCATGCGACCAGAGGCGTTACTGGGTATCATCGGGATCGGACTGATTGATACAGCTATGCTGGTTGAGTTACGTACACTTGGTATTCCTTTTGTTATCATAGATCACGAGGATGAGTTAGTTGCTTCAGATACGGTGTTTATGAACAATTATGATATTTATCGTAAGCTAACGAAATTTCTGATCGGTAAAGGCCATCGACATATTCAGTTTGTAGGAGACTGGTCGTATGCCCGTAGTTTTGCCGATCGTTGGAGTGGATTTAAGGCGATTCTTGATGAAAATGGTATACCTTACGCTCCACATAAAGAGCTGCTACAGATTAGACCGACGCATCATCACGATAATTTAGAGCTGATTCGCACAGCAATGCAACAGCTCAGTGAGAATTCTTCCACCACCGCGATAGTATGTGCCAACGACAAGGTGGCTTCATTATGCATGGCTGAACTGGAGAGACAAGGTAAACGAATTCCTAACGATATTTCAGTTGTTGCTTTTGACAACGATCCTGACGTTCAGGCGCAATATCCTGAGTTGTGTACTGTAAACGCGGAGACTGAGGCGCTAGGAGTGCAGGCAGTAGAAATCATGCAATGGAGGCTGAAGCATATCGCAATGCCTTATGAGAAGAGACTAATTCAAGGTGAGCTGATTATCAAAGGCAGCATTGATAGCCTAGTCTAA
- a CDS encoding aspartate kinase, whose protein sequence is MSLYVMKFGGSSVGDTERMKRVAGRVVEKMDEGHQCVVVVSAMGDTTDDLIDQAKQLNSELPAREMDMLLTTGEQISISLLSMAIQALGRKAVSFTGWQAGFRTEPVHGKARINDIQPERVMRALEDGNIVIVAGFQGMTEDGEITTLGRGGSDTTAVALAAAIQADACEIYTDVDGIYSTDPRIVKVARKLKEISYDEMLELANLGAAVLHPRAVEYAKHSGVPLIVRSSFNHNEGTVVKEEATMEQGVVVSGIAYDKNVARISILGVPDAPGVLAEVFGALASEQLDVDIIVQSGVMDGKADFSFSVALSDRENALRVIESLHSRLPYREVTSEENLVKVSIVGAGMVSHPGVAAKMFQVISGEGVSIKMVSTSEIKVSCVIDGEKLHDVIKALHTAYDLDTAEQAVVGGPQVRR, encoded by the coding sequence TTGTCATTGTACGTCATGAAATTTGGGGGCAGCTCGGTCGGAGACACGGAGCGTATGAAACGTGTAGCTGGACGTGTTGTAGAGAAAATGGATGAAGGCCATCAGTGTGTAGTTGTCGTTTCGGCAATGGGAGATACAACCGATGATTTGATTGATCAAGCGAAACAATTGAATAGTGAGTTACCCGCACGTGAGATGGATATGCTTCTTACGACTGGAGAACAGATTTCAATCTCTTTGTTATCCATGGCTATTCAAGCACTTGGACGCAAAGCTGTGTCGTTTACAGGCTGGCAAGCTGGTTTCCGCACAGAGCCAGTTCATGGCAAAGCGCGTATTAACGATATTCAGCCTGAGCGAGTAATGAGAGCGCTTGAGGACGGTAATATTGTTATCGTTGCAGGTTTCCAAGGGATGACAGAAGACGGCGAGATCACTACATTAGGTCGGGGCGGCTCGGATACAACGGCCGTAGCGCTGGCAGCAGCTATTCAAGCGGATGCGTGCGAGATCTATACGGATGTGGACGGAATTTATTCTACTGATCCAAGGATCGTGAAGGTTGCACGTAAACTGAAAGAAATTTCGTATGACGAAATGCTGGAATTAGCAAATCTGGGCGCAGCCGTGTTGCACCCGCGTGCAGTTGAGTACGCGAAGCATTCCGGTGTACCTTTGATTGTTAGATCCAGCTTTAACCATAATGAAGGAACGGTTGTGAAGGAGGAAGCAACGATGGAACAAGGTGTAGTGGTTAGTGGTATTGCCTATGACAAAAACGTAGCTCGCATCAGCATTTTGGGTGTTCCAGATGCCCCAGGAGTTCTAGCAGAGGTGTTTGGTGCTCTGGCGTCTGAACAGCTTGACGTTGATATCATCGTGCAAAGTGGTGTAATGGACGGGAAAGCAGACTTCTCCTTCTCCGTAGCATTGTCTGATCGTGAGAACGCATTGCGTGTCATTGAGAGCCTCCACAGCCGTTTACCGTATCGTGAAGTGACTTCTGAAGAGAACTTGGTTAAAGTATCAATCGTTGGCGCAGGTATGGTGAGTCATCCAGGCGTGGCTGCGAAGATGTTCCAAGTGATCTCAGGTGAAGGTGTGAGCATCAAAATGGTAAGCACTTCTGAGATCAAAGTCTCCTGTGTCATCGATGGGGAGAAACTGCATGATGTAATCAAGGCATTGCACACAGCTTATGACCTCGACACGGCGGAACAAGCTGTAGTTGGCGGGCCGCAAGTTCGTCGATAA
- the efp gene encoding elongation factor P: protein MISVNDFKTGLTVQVDNDIYTVLDFQHVKPGKGAAFVRSKLKNLRNGNTVEKTFRAGETIGRAIIENRGVSYLYASGAEHTFMDNETYDQFTLTSDQLEWELNFLKENMNVKIVSYQGEILGIDLPTSVELKVIETEPSVKGNTAQGATKNAKVETGLNVQVPLFINEGDVLLIDTREGKYSSRA from the coding sequence GTGATTTCAGTAAACGATTTTAAAACAGGCTTGACTGTACAAGTAGATAACGATATCTATACCGTACTTGATTTCCAACACGTTAAACCAGGTAAAGGCGCTGCCTTTGTACGTTCCAAATTGAAAAATTTGCGCAATGGTAACACGGTTGAAAAAACATTCCGTGCAGGTGAAACAATTGGCCGTGCAATCATCGAAAACCGTGGCGTATCTTACCTGTATGCAAGTGGTGCAGAGCACACGTTCATGGATAACGAAACATATGACCAGTTCACTTTGACTAGTGACCAACTGGAATGGGAATTGAACTTCCTGAAAGAAAACATGAACGTAAAAATCGTTAGCTACCAAGGAGAAATCCTCGGGATTGACTTGCCAACAAGCGTTGAGTTGAAAGTTATCGAAACAGAGCCAAGCGTTAAAGGTAACACTGCACAAGGTGCTACCAAAAACGCGAAAGTAGAAACAGGATTGAATGTACAAGTTCCTTTGTTCATTAACGAAGGTGACGTTCTCCTGATCGATACACGTGAAGGTAAATACTCTTCCCGTGCGTAA
- a CDS encoding M24 family metallopeptidase, with the protein MENKRVNKLREAMHERELTAMLITNPINRRYMTNFTGSAGYVLITEQEAYLLTDFRYMTQAPLQAKGFTVVEHGPKPMDSVRELLLSANIKEVGFEQDSVTFGTHASYAETLHPVELKAVSGIVEQLRMFKDEDEIAVMQRAADLADATFSHVLQFAKPGMTEREVDLEMEFFMRKHGATSSSFDTIVASGERSAMPHGVASEKVIGQNELITFDFGALLDGYCSDLTRTIATGTPVPELRKIYDIVLEAQLHTLENLKPGMTGREADALARDVIAGYGYGDQFGHSTGHGLGMEVHESPRLSKLSDDVLKPGMVVTVEPGIYIDGLGGVRIEDDVVITETGIHILTKSDKKFTVIG; encoded by the coding sequence ATGGAAAACAAACGAGTGAATAAGTTGCGTGAGGCTATGCACGAGCGTGAACTCACGGCTATGCTGATTACTAATCCGATTAACCGTCGTTACATGACGAACTTTACGGGTTCAGCGGGATACGTGCTTATTACGGAACAGGAAGCATACTTGCTGACCGATTTCCGCTATATGACACAAGCACCTCTACAAGCTAAAGGATTTACCGTTGTGGAACACGGACCAAAACCGATGGATTCCGTGCGTGAGCTGTTGCTTTCCGCAAACATCAAAGAAGTTGGCTTTGAGCAAGATAGCGTGACATTTGGCACGCATGCATCTTATGCTGAAACACTTCACCCGGTTGAACTGAAAGCTGTATCCGGTATTGTGGAACAACTTCGCATGTTCAAGGACGAAGATGAAATCGCTGTAATGCAAAGAGCAGCAGATTTGGCAGATGCAACGTTCAGCCACGTTTTACAATTTGCTAAACCGGGCATGACTGAGCGTGAGGTCGATTTGGAGATGGAGTTCTTCATGCGTAAGCATGGTGCGACGTCTTCATCGTTTGATACGATCGTTGCCTCAGGTGAACGTTCTGCAATGCCTCACGGGGTAGCGAGTGAGAAGGTTATTGGACAGAACGAATTGATTACGTTTGACTTTGGTGCGTTGCTGGACGGTTACTGTTCAGATCTGACTCGTACCATTGCAACAGGTACACCGGTACCTGAGCTGCGCAAAATCTATGATATCGTACTGGAAGCCCAGTTACATACGCTGGAGAACCTGAAACCGGGTATGACCGGACGCGAAGCCGATGCACTGGCACGTGATGTCATTGCAGGCTACGGCTACGGAGATCAGTTCGGACATAGCACAGGTCATGGCTTAGGTATGGAGGTTCATGAATCTCCTCGTTTGTCCAAGCTTAGTGATGATGTATTGAAACCGGGCATGGTCGTAACTGTTGAGCCGGGTATTTATATCGACGGTCTTGGCGGTGTACGCATCGAGGACGATGTGGTTATCACAGAGACAGGCATTCATATTTTAACAAAATCGGATAAGAAATTTACCGTTATCGGCTAA
- the aroQ gene encoding type II 3-dehydroquinate dehydratase — protein sequence MKRIVVINGPNLNMLGVREPGIYGTLSLKDIEDKIRRQAEELGVSIAFYQSNHEGDIIDRIHAAMGEDDGIMLNAGAFTHYSYAIRDAINAVKVPTVEVHLSNIHAREAFRHHSVIAAETIGQIAGFGEVSYELGLLALVRHLDKQT from the coding sequence ATGAAACGGATTGTTGTGATCAATGGCCCGAACCTAAACATGCTAGGTGTACGTGAACCTGGCATCTATGGAACGCTTAGTCTGAAGGATATTGAAGACAAAATTCGCAGACAGGCTGAAGAGCTGGGCGTCTCCATCGCTTTTTATCAATCTAATCACGAAGGGGACATCATTGATCGAATCCACGCAGCGATGGGGGAAGACGACGGAATCATGCTGAATGCCGGAGCTTTTACTCATTACAGCTACGCTATACGGGATGCGATTAATGCCGTAAAAGTCCCTACAGTGGAAGTTCATCTATCCAACATTCATGCACGCGAAGCGTTCAGACATCATTCAGTAATTGCTGCAGAAACGATCGGGCAGATTGCCGGATTTGGCGAAGTAAGCTATGAACTGGGATTGCTGGCTCTCGTGCGTCATCTGGACAAACAAACCTGA
- a CDS encoding YqhR family membrane protein produces MTEHTENQGHRKDRISDSEKPAERNVRRKQKQGEAHYLTKPFPFALELGFFAGFIWGAIYLLFYVIHFTIVPLGFLAEPFFKHAFVYSMAGHLTGWLFFIAFSILAAVLYTFTLRKLKGPIPGMIYGIVWWLIIFVLVGPKVHMMKPQNELTWDSIITEFCFFLLWGLFIGYTVAMEYTDERKREPEKAGA; encoded by the coding sequence ATGACAGAGCATACAGAAAATCAAGGTCATCGGAAAGACCGAATTTCGGATAGTGAAAAGCCAGCAGAGCGGAATGTCCGTAGGAAGCAAAAACAAGGGGAAGCGCATTACTTGACCAAGCCATTTCCGTTTGCTCTAGAATTAGGATTTTTCGCGGGGTTTATATGGGGTGCAATATATTTACTGTTTTATGTCATCCATTTTACGATTGTACCTTTAGGTTTTTTGGCAGAGCCTTTTTTCAAACATGCATTCGTGTATTCCATGGCAGGGCATTTGACAGGATGGTTGTTTTTTATCGCGTTTTCTATCCTAGCTGCTGTTCTCTATACCTTTACACTTCGCAAGCTGAAAGGGCCGATCCCGGGTATGATCTACGGAATCGTCTGGTGGCTTATTATCTTTGTGCTGGTCGGACCTAAGGTGCATATGATGAAGCCTCAGAATGAATTAACTTGGGATTCGATCATCACTGAGTTCTGTTTCTTCCTGCTGTGGGGACTCTTTATCGGTTATACAGTAGCTATGGAGTACACAGACGAACGTAAGCGTGAGCCAGAGAAAGCAGGAGCATAG